atgcaggctccaccccagggccctgggatcacgatcctgggatcatgacgtgagctgaaggcagacgcttaactgactgagccacccaggcgtcccctccaGCACAATGTgtaatagaagtggtgagagtggacatccttttcGAGGTGTTGATCTCCGGAGGAAAACAaccagtctttcaccattaggTAAGATGTTAGCTTAAGGGTTTTCATGAGTGCCTTTAATCAGATTGAGGAAATTCCCTCTGTTAGTAGCTGAGGTTTTATCATGAGAGGGTGTccgattttgtcaaatgctcctTGTCCGTCTGTTAAGGTAAGCATGTGGCTTTGTTTTCTAGTATATTAATATGGTGTTTTACATTGATTGATATGGACATTTAACCTATCTTGCATTCTCGGAGTAAATTTCATTAGGCTTGTATTTAACTATATGTtgctagatttgatttgctaCGTTTTGctgaaatatgtgtgtgtgtgtgtgtgtgtgtgtgtgtgtgtgtgtgtgtgtctacattcATAAGAGATAtcggtctgtagttttcttgtcttAGGATATCTTTGTCTGCTTCTGGTATCTGAATAATCCTAGCTTCGTAGAATGAGTTGGGTTCCTGCCTCTCCTTTTTGGAAGGGTTTGTAAAGATTTGTTATTAATTCTCTCAGCATTTGGTGTAAATCACAAGTGAAGCCGTTTGGAACTGGGCTTTTCTGTGGCATAGTTTTTGACAATTGACTCTCTCTTCTACCTTGATATAGGTATATTCAGATGGTCTATTTCTTATTCAGTCAACTTTAGTTGTTTGTGTCTTTCtatgtttttgtctattttatccaAGTAAGTTAATTTTTTGGCATAGAATTGTTCATCATCATctcaaaattctctttatttctgtgtGGTCAGTCttatatctcctctttcattgctGATTCCAGTAATTTgggtcatctctctctctctctctctctctcttttttagtgaGTCTAGTTGAAGATTTGTCAGTTTGGTTGATCTTTCAAAGGATCACATTTGATTTAGTTTcctatattgttattttattcacttttctctatttcattaatttctactctaatctttattttttccttccttttgcctggttttggtttAGTttgctcctctttcttctttgacttAATATGGAAGTTTAGGTAATTGATTGgagatgtttctttttcatatagACACTTATACCTATATatttccctctcagcactgctttagtAGGACCCTCTAGGTTTCGGTGAGCTCTGTAGTCATTTCTATTAATCtgaaagtattttctgatttctatttttatatctttgacCCTTTGATTAtgtagaagtgtgttgtttaattctGCATAGCTGTGAGTTTCCCAAATCTATCCCAGTTATTGATTTCTGGTGTCATGCCACTGTGATAAGAGAAcgtatttgtattatttttacccCTTTAAATTCactgagttggtttttttttttatggcctaGCATATGGCGTATCCTCAAGAAAGCTCTATGTGCATTTGAAATGAATGTATATTCTGTTCATGGCTGGactgttctataaatgtcagagTTACACTGTTGTTTTATAGTATGGTTCAAGTGTTCTTTATCTTTATTGATCTCTGCAGAgttttctatccattattgaaagtgataTATTGAAGTTTAACTATTATTGTCatattgtctatttctctctcagTTTCTGTCGGTTTGCTTACATGTATTTGGATGTTGAGTTATTAGgtgaatatatatttagaattgtttCATCTTTCTGATGACTTCACCATTTTATCAGTATAAAGTCATCCTGTTTATCTTACTAGCATTTTTAAAGTCCCTTTTGGCTGATGAGTGTAtccactccagctttcttatgGTTGTTTGCCTGAGATgcctttttccatccctttgatTTTAATCTATTTGTAACTGAGATCAAGTGTGTCTACTGTAGACAGCATAGGTGGATCTTGTTTTGTGTTCATTCTAACAACCTGCACTTTGTTTGCCTTATTTAAGCCACTTACTTGTAATGTTAATAGTTACACTATTGGATTTATGGTGCCATTTTAacttttgccttttgttttccaTGCCTcactcatttctctctttctcttttttacttttatgtttttgaagattttatttatttatttgacagagagagacacagtgagagagggcacacaagcagggggagtgggagagggagaagcaggcctcctgctgagcagggagcccaatgcagggctcgatcccaggaccctgagaccatgatccgaggcaaaggcagacgcctaatgactggaccacccaggcacccctctctttctcttttttaaaaggttttatttatttaagagagaaggagtgagagagCGCAGATgtaggggagcagcagagggaaagggggaaagagaagcaggctccctgctgaacagggagccagatgctgagcccaattctaggaccctgggatcatgacctgagcctaaggcaggtgcttaaccagctgagccacccaggtgcccctcaactcaTTCCTCCTTTACTGATACCTTCGTATTCGGTGAATAAactgtaatattttcattaatcatTAATCACTCTATTTTGTAGTTATTTTCTTAAGAGGTGCTTTTGCTTTTGccatattttctacattttaaattttgtgattttttctttatatcatatccataatatatattctaataatatgtttatatatttatatcatattctGGTCATGTTATATTGTATCTTATGATTCCAATATTGAAGTTTCATGAGCTTTTTACTACTCACTCTTTCTAAAGTTACATAATCCAGTCTTTCTTCCATTTGGACTTTACATTTCTTGCTatgagttgctttttttttctctgtacaaGTATCTGTGggtgtaaattttttttacatgtaggTTAAATAGAGATTTCTCTAGAGAAAttagtttctttcttaaatttttgggTCATCACCAATCCAGGACAATTGTAAACTATACTAATGACATGAAATTATTTTGGCCCAATGGTAAAGCAAATATGGATGACAAATCACAGATGGCTTAGGCCGTGTCTGCAAATTTTTGAAATAGTTGTTTGCTCACTTTTTCCTGACTCCAAGGCAATGTTCCTAGAATGTTCGTTACTTGAAGATAGAACAGATTTGATTTGTGTCACCTTGTTCTGAGGATATGAATCTTTGTTACCCAGATTTTGAGGGAGGGATGTATCTCCTGCTCCTTACATGAAGAAACTCTGGGCATGATTTCCTCTCGAGGACTCATGAGCCTGAGAAGCCAAGCTAAGATTTTCTAGATTTGAAAAATGACCAAAGAATCAGAACTGTTCTCTCTGGTATGGCCCATATTTAAATTTTGGGCTAATTGATTATTCTCTTGATAGTTCTACTGCACTTTTGGatgattttatggttttttttctatcatttagtTGTTTTAGGAGAAGAGGCAGccttatttaaacatttttttctttaaattcatttagccaacatatagtacatcattagtttcatatgtagacttcaataattcatcagttgcatataacacccagtgctcatcacctcaCGTGCACAGGAGGCAGCCTTAAACCTTAGTCTACGGTGTTCCTGGAAATGGAATCCtcattaattattttcatttctgctattTCTTAGGCACCAGAGTAGGTGCTAGAGTATAAGTCACCTAAACCAACGATGATTTGTGTCTTCCGTGAGCCAGCACTGGTCTTTGAACTGTTAATCAGCCCTTAAAAAGATACATAGAGAAATTGAAAGAGTGTAAGCAAGAAAGCTCTACCTTCTCCTGTCTGAGACTGGACATCGCCAAGCAAACCTGAGCATGTATATCACGTCATTGGATCTGCTAAAACACTGTGATAATTAGCTGTTTGTGGACCAGAGATGAAGTAGAATAGTGTCTAAACTGGAATGGGTTTTCATACTTTTGTGGAGGCcacataaaaccaaataaaattatgCACACTCTCCCCAGAAATATGTGCATGTAGGAAGAAACATGAAATgtcagtgtgtatgtgtggatcATCTGAAGTGATACAGATCTGGGTTTTAATCCCAGGAAGAGACCAAGGCCGGGAGAAGACAAGTTGAGCAATCACTTCACCCAACAATGCTACTCCACTTATGTGTGAGTAGGAACTGGAGTAAACGCTGGGCCCACAACAACCATCAAGGGAATAAGTTGAAAGATGCCCTTTATGAGTCACTCCATCCAAGGAGACTTGAGAGCCTACAGCGTCCAGATCAAGTTCTAGTCTCAAATCACGGCTCCAAATGCTGAAATCTGTCATTCTTTTCCATTCCTGGTCCCCAACGTCCATTCCCAGAACTCGTACCTCTCTGCCCACATGAAGGAATTCCACACTTAAAGAATCTTGTTGGGGACAGAGACCACCTCCATCCATACAGAGGAGAACGCACTTTGCCAGTCTTGCAGTTGGACGTGACATGAAGCGTCAACAGTCACGTGACCCCCTGTCAGACTGCGACTCAGGGCACGTGACAGACACGCTGGGACAGCGTCCACGCACTGGGCACAGGGGGTCCGAGCAGCGTCACCGCGGGGTCATGCAGCGGTCAGGGCTGCAGCGAGAGCAGTCCCAGCCTCAGGGCCCAGTGTCCTCCCTCAGGGGAGTCAGTGGTGTGGACAGTGCCATCGACGCCCAGTAGCAGGGGGCTGGCTGTATGTGGGCCTCCACCGAGGATCCAGTGTGGATTCTGCTCCCGGCTGGGTAGCCTCAGGCTGCTCAGTGGCTTTCTTTGAACTAAAACAAGGCCTCAGACACTCTCTCGCGTCCCTAAGTCTCTCTGTAACTGTACGTACGTATCCCAAGGAGTCAGAAACCCACGGAGGGAAGAGATTCCTAGAGCAAGATTTCAGACATTTTTTACCAGCTTTGTGGAGATATGACTGACATTCACCATTGCGTGAGTTTAGGGGTACAACCAGCTGACATACTTTCCTGTACTGATAACGATTACAACCATAGCATGGCTAACATGTGCATCAtgtcacatagttaccatttccTTTTGTGTGGTGCAGACATTTCTGATCCACGCTCTCAGTAATGCGGAGATTTCATATTGAGCTAAAAACTACTTACTCAGTCTGCCACCTGGCTGTGCCCCACAAGAGAGAGAATACGTTTCCCTCAGTATGTCTTACATTTCtttcctacaaaaaaaaatttaaagattttatttatttatttatttgagagagagagggaaagtgtgTGCATGACAAagaggagaggggtagagggagagggagaacattTCAAGCCGACTGTgcactgggtgcagagcctgacgtgggctacttctcatgacctgagctgaaacaaagtgTCAGATGTTACTCAGGTGCCTCCGCAAAACCATTTAAATGTGTCTGTAAAACCCCTTCCCATGATGAGGGCTCTCATCAATGACTTCAGTGCTTCTATATCTGGGGGAGCCTCAGGATTGCTGGTGGATTCGTTAGAAAATACTCAGGCCTCTCCCCAGACCTCACATTTTAGAATGTTGGGCGTGGGCGCAGGAATCACTTATTTAATAAGCCCTACAGGAGAGGCTGATGCACGGCCATGTGGGGATCCTGCTTCATGTGCTTGCTCCTCGGTGTGGGATCTgaagaccagcagcagcagcaccaacCTTGTTATCAACCCAGAATCTCATGCTCTACTCCAGACTGTCAGTTCCTGTGCACACTCAAGGGTGGGCCTCCCTGGTCTATGTGCCTTCTAGACGCAGAACCGGACTGTGCAGTCCACTCTGGGTGTGCACTCTGATCAGCCTGCTTAGCCCTGAGGAGTGCAGGGTTTGGtcctgttcctttctcttctatggCCCTCACCCCCTTAGGGACCTCATCTCTGCTGAAGCTTTAAACATCATTTAGTGGCATCACCCCACAAATCTATCTCTCTGACCTAGGTATTTCTCCTACCCTGCACTCTGGATCCAACTGCCAACTTCACTTGGGTTTCTAATAGACATCCCAGATTCCACATTCCTAAACTGGATGCATGTGATGCTGCTTCCCCAAATATCCTACTTCCAGAGTCTTCCCCGTTTCCAAGAAAGCATCCCACATTCCTACCTGCAATCTGAAACGCCGGATGCCCTCCTTGATTCCTCCTTCTCACCACCCAGAATGAATCCATTAGGAAATGCTGCAAAGTCCATCTGTGAATATCTCCAGCATTCAATCACTTCTCAGTATCTTCCCTCCTCACACCCCATACGTACGGCCCACTTCCCCCTCCTGGGACACAGTACTAGTTTCCTACAGGTGCCCTAATGGTCGCTCGCCCTGCACCCCCGATTCTGCAGAGCAGCAAATAGATGCTGCTCAAGAAGATCAATCCCATCGATCTGTTCATTCCTGTAAGTCCACGCCTCACTCAGAGAAAACTCAAAACCCTTCTAATAACCTCAGGCCTCCGTGATGATGCTGACATCCGACCTCATGTCAcctgctctctgctccagccccGGTGGCCTCCTTGCCCTTCTGTGAACACAGGACGCGCTCCTGCCCTAGTGCGTGTGCACTGAGGGTTCCCTGCCTGAAAAGAAACTCCCCACAGACCTCCTCTTATGCAATTCCTTCATGACCTTCAAACCTCTCAGAGGTCCCTTCTCACTGAGAATCGCTGATCCCTGGAGTAATGGAGCCATGGTCCCCGTCCCAGCACGGTGCTCTGGGTCACCTTCCTCAAAGCTCCTACCAACTTCCATGTAAACACTTCCCTTCTTACTGcgcttacacaatacacagttcACCTCTGACTGACACTGGTTTTGCTCGGGGCATGTGCACCTGCATGCGGACTTTTCTACAGTAAGTACTGGCCAcgcactttctcttccttatgatttctactattttctctaccttcattcgttgtaagaacacagtatatagtACCTGTAACATGCAAATGTGTGAAGCGACAgttcatgttatcagtaaggcttccagtcaccAGGAGGCTATAAGTTCTTATGTTTTGAGGAATCAAAAGCTGTACTTGGATTTCTGACGGCACGAGGGGGTCACTGCCCTAATCCCCGCATTGCCCGAGGGTCAAGTGCCGTGTGCCCCTTACACTAGAACTAGTCTCCACAAGAGCAGCACGTTTTCCCTCTTCTTAGTCTCACTGAGCTGTCCCAGAAGTAAACATAGCGTGTCCTGTATGTGCACGCGACAATTATCAGGTGAATGAATGAGCAGCTAGAGGACCTCCCTCTTCTAGATGCGCCTCAGGCTCAGCTGATCCGTCGCAGCTCCTGCCCCCCGTGCGACCACATCGCCATCCGGGCTGCCTCTAGCTGCTCACAgggctgccctcccctccctctctctgctcagtccctcccctcccccacaccatgTCTCCTGCACGCACAGCACACAGAGTCCTCTCTTCAGAAACACCGTACTTAGGCTTTTGGGGGCCTTTTCTCCAACCACACAGAAATCTAGTTAGACTCTGCTTTATAAATCCAAGAACTTGGATCGGAGCCGGCACCAGGATCAATGAActaagggtggggagagaggacagagcagCAGGGAAGACAAAAACTAACTGAAGCTTAATAAGGATGAGAAACTCTGAttcctcctctctccacccccagaaTCTAAGGAATTATCTAGAAAGCAGCTCtagagggaggggaagatggaTGAACCAGAAAGTTCATCCCTCCATACCACAGAACTCGTGTGTGACTCGTGGGGTCACCCAGGGCAGAATGGATAAGAACTCGTGCACAAGAGCAAGAACAGGCCTGATGCTCcagaaaaacattgaaaaaacCACCCCAAAATGGGGGCTATGGCATGACCCAGGCCTGTGCTTAGCCTGACCCAGTCACAGTAAGCTCTTGCTGCACAAGGTCCTGGTGACAGGTGATGTGCAATTCCCTGTGATCACTGGTCCTGGGGAGACGCGGTTCCACAGAAGAGGCAAGGACACCGAGCAGAGAGATGACCCAGCTGAGGGGTGAGCACGGCACAGCCGTGATGCACTGAGCACCAACTGGGCACAGGCCCTGTCCCCACTCGGCTCCTCACAgccttctcctgcccccacctgtAATACACTCAGCACAGTAACACAGGGGATCTGGAAGGTTCTCAGGGCTTCATTTATTTGCTGTCTCAACATtacaaatttcctcttttattacCTCATCAGCCCCACATGTCaagaattaggaaagaaaacttatatCTGGATTCTAATTTTCGTAGGGAAATAAGTCATTAGTACTCAGCCCAACGTGAAATAAAGTCAGGGATGGAGATGGTCCAGCCCCGCCTCTGCTGGAACAGGAAAGCACATCAGAGAAGAGAATGCAAATCAGCATAGGCAGGGGTCGTGGTTGTTAGGCGGGCAAATCTCCTCATGTCCCCACATTATGCTCATAAGAACACAGACACATCTGACACCTTTTGCGGAAAGAGAAGTCGGGGGTTGTTGATGTCACCAAGTGGGGGTGTGAACACATCTTGCATCACTCAGTCCCCGCAAGGCCGCTGGTCTCacactgtgaaaaaaaatcatgcaccCATTCAGGTCAGTCACGTAAGTGCGGACATTCTGGACAGCACCCCCCACCGTGCTCACACTGTCCCTAGTGCCTAACCCTCCCGCACTCGGGGTCTCCAGGTCTCACCTTGAGGAGCCGTGAGAGACACATCAGAGCCCTGGGCACTGTCATCACTGGGGGAGAACAAACAGGCCCGCGGTCAGAGCCCACCGGAGAGGGAGACTAAAGGAGGAGCTACGGGGTGGGCGGGCTCCCCGTCGGGCTCTGTGTACACTATCTCAGGGTCTCAGGGATCACTCCCTCCACACTTACCTGCAGCATGAGAGTAGCCTGGTCCTTTCCCTCCTGTGGGAAGAAAACATCATGTCAGAGGCCAGAACAGGGCTGGGCCATGAGATCCTAGAGGAAGCTCCTAGTCCTGGTCCTAAATGAAAGTTTGCAGAGTTGTGACTGAAGACCCAGGACACGATCAAGAAACATGAGATAGAGGGGTGGGGTCACTGGACCACCTGACTGGCTGGAGGTCTGACCTCAGCAGGGCCCTTTCTCTGTCCTGTGACTGCTGGGAATCAGGTCCCCATCACCAGAGTTACCCAGATGACAATCTGTCCTTCATTTTCACAAGTGTTTGCTACAGAGTGAGCGTTAGTGGTCAGCTCCAGCGTGGGCAAGTCCATGTGTGTGGATGGGACTTCCCAGTAACAAGGCAGGACAGTCTCCTGTGTAGGAAACCCCCCAGAGGGACAAGAAAACTCAGATCCCCCCACTCCATTCCCTACCTGAGCGCTTCTTCTTCCAGATCACAGCTCCAATCAGGGCCACAGTGACCGCAAGGAGAACCACACCAGCAATGATCCAGGTGATAGGGATGGTGGGCTGAGGCGGCGGCtctggaaagggaagggaaggtgagGGGCCCGGAACACTGCAGGAGTCCTGACCCTGCTGAAATTCTCCAGAAGGCCTTCTGCTTTCCCTGAGTAGAGGCTGTACCCCAAACCCTCCTTACGCCATCTCAAGGTGAGGGGCTCGGACAGCCCCTCATGCTGCACGTGGCACGTGTATCTCTGCTCCCGTCCAGAAGGCACCACCACGGCCGCCCACTTCTGGAAGGTCCCATCTCCTGCAGGCCGGGTCTCCACAAGCTCTGTGTCCTGGGTCAGGTCCTCCCCATCCCGCTGCCAGGTCAGAGTGATCTCCGCAGGGTAGAAGCCCAGGGCCCAACACCTCAGGGTGACTCTTTGGTCAGAGATGGGGTGGTGCGTCATGTATGTTTTGGGGGGTTCtgaggaaaaagaacagaaaatccacACTTGGGTTTACCTTTATGGGCACTGAAACGGCATTCCTGTGACCATCCTGAGGTGGGCCCAGCAATTGGTTTGGATGGAAGAAGCACAACGCCCAGTTACCAACCTAGCCTTTGGGATCTCCTAACCCTGGAAAGTTCTAGATTCAGGGTGAGAGTCCAGGGTAGGAGGCGGCAGGTCTAAGTGAGTGAGCACACTAAGGGTCCTGACTGTGGTGGAGGGTGAATCAGTCAGAAAACCCGGGGTCAGACCTACAAAGATGTTGTCATTGGAGAACAAGGCCTTGAGAGGGAAAGTCATGGTTCCCAAGGTGGCTGCCAGGGTTAAAGGGAACCGCTGATGGGTTATTTCAGGGATGGTCTCCACCTGCCTCCGGGGAGAGACTGGGTTCCTCCACTGCCCTTTAGCGAGAAGCGGCCCTCTGGGTGAGGCCCTCTCTAGTAGGGACATGAACACGCGGGCGGATCTCCGTCTCCCCACCCGTGGGAGGGCCGCTGTTCTGACACTGAGTCCATTCTCCCTTCCTGGTGGGAAGCCAGCCCCAGTGGAGGGGAGATCGGGGAGGCCCCGCGGCCCCTGGTACCTGCGCGCTGCAGCGTCTCCTTCCCGTTCTCCAGGTGCCTGCCGAGCCACTCCACGCAGGTGCCCTCCAGGTAGTTCCTGTCCTGCTCCGCCACACCGGTCGCCTCCCACTTGCGGCGGGTGATCTGCGCCGCCGTGTCCGCCGCGGTCCAGGAGCGCAGGTCCTCGTTCAGGGCGATGTAATCCGCGCCGTCGTAGGCGACCTGACTGTACCCGCGGAGGAGCTTCCCGTCGGGGCCCACGTCACAGCCGCACATCCACTGGTAGGTGTGAGAGCCTGGCCCCGCCCGACAGGCAGGGGATTAAGTCCAAACAGAAAGTAAAACCGCCTGAAAGTTCCCGCGGGTTCGTCGGGGTCAGGGGTCGGGGCTGGGGGTTCCTCAAACTCGGGGTGGTGTTCGGACCCGGACACTCGGGGCGACCCCGGCCCGTCCGTGGGGATGGGGATCGTGAGCGGGACCCGGGCCCGCGTCGCTCACCGGCCTCGCTCTGGTTGTAGTAGCCCCGCAGGTTGTTCAGGCTCACTCGGTATATCTGTGCATGGCTCTTAGCAATCCTGGTGTTTCGGTCCCAGTACTCCGGCCCCTCCCGCTCCACCCACGGCGCCCGCGGC
Above is a window of Zalophus californianus isolate mZalCal1 chromosome 7, mZalCal1.pri.v2, whole genome shotgun sequence DNA encoding:
- the LOC113926585 gene encoding HLA class I histocompatibility antigen, alpha chain G-like isoform X1, coding for MQVVMPRTLVLLLSGALAVTETWAGSHSMRYFHTAVSRPGRGEPRFIIVGYVDDTQFVRFDSDSVSLRYEPRAPWVEREGPEYWDRNTRIAKSHAQIYRVSLNNLRGYYNQSEAGSHTYQWMCGCDVGPDGKLLRGYSQVAYDGADYIALNEDLRSWTAADTAAQITRRKWEATGVAEQDRNYLEGTCVEWLGRHLENGKETLQRAEPPKTYMTHHPISDQRVTLRCWALGFYPAEITLTWQRDGEDLTQDTELVETRPAGDGTFQKWAAVVVPSGREQRYTCHVQHEGLSEPLTLRWQPPPQPTIPITWIIAGVVLLAVTVALIGAVIWKKKRSGPGLGASSRISWPSPVLASDMMFSSHRRERTRLLSCCR
- the LOC113926585 gene encoding class I histocompatibility antigen, Gogo-B*0201 alpha chain-like isoform X2; translated protein: MQVVMPRTLVLLLSGALAVTETWAGSHSMRYFHTAVSRPGRGEPRFIIVGYVDDTQFVRFDSDSVSLRYEPRAPWVEREGPEYWDRNTRIAKSHAQIYRVSLNNLRGYYNQSEAGSHTYQWMCGCDVGPDGKLLRGYSQVAYDGADYIALNEDLRSWTAADTAAQITRRKWEATGVAEQDRNYLEGTCVEWLGRHLENGKETLQRAEPPKTYMTHHPISDQRVTLRCWALGFYPAEITLTWQRDGEDLTQDTELVETRPAGDGTFQKWAAVVVPSGREQRYTCHVQHEGLSEPLTLRWQPPPQPTIPITWIIAGVVLLAVTVALIGAVIWKKKRSGGKGPGYSHAAGDDSAQGSDVSLTAPQV